The Pseudomonas nunensis genome includes the window TCGAAGACGCGCTTCATGAACAGGTCAGGGATCCAGTTGGCAGTGTTCATGTCGTGGGTACGACGACGATCATCACCGGTGTTCTTACGGAGCTCGATGAACTCCTCGATGTCCATGTGCCAGGTTTCCAGGTAAGCACACACAGCGCCTTTGCGCTTGCCACCCTGGTTAACGGCCACGGCGGTGTCGTTCACCACTTTCAGGAACGGAACAACGCCCTGGGATTTGCCGTTGGTGCCCTTGATGTACGAACCCAACGCACGAACCGGAGTCCAGTCGTTGCCCAGGCCGCCAGCGAATTTCGACAACATGGCGTTGTCGTGGATCGCGTGGTAGATGCCCGACAGGTCATCCGGCACGGTGGTCAAGTAGCAGCTGGACAGCTGTGGACGCAGGGTGCCGGCGTTGAACAGTGTCGGGGTCGACGACATGTAGTCGAAGGACGACAGCAGGTTGTAGAACTCGATCGCACGGTCTTCTTTGTGCTTCTCTTCGATCGCCAGGCCCATGGCCACGCGCATGAAGAAGATCTGCGGCAGTTCGAAGCGGATACCGTCCTTGTGGATGAAGTAACGGTCGTACAGGGTTTGCAGGCCCAGGTACGTGAACTGCTGATCGCGCTCGTGGTTGATCGCCTTGCCGAGTTTTTCCAGGTCAAAAGTGGCCAGGATCGGGTTCAGCAATTCGAATTCGATGCCCTTGGCGATGTAGGCCGGCAGCGCCTTGGCGTACAGGTCGACCATTTCGTGGTGAGTCGCGCTCTCGGCAACTTCCAGGAAGCTCAGGCCTTCGGCACGCAGGGTGTCCATCAGCAGGCGGGCGGTGACGAACGAGTAGTTCGGCTCACGCTCGACCAGCGTACGGGCGGTCATCACCAGAGCGGTGTTGACGTCGGTCAGGGCCACGCCGTCGTACAGGTTTTTCAGGGTTTCGCGCTGGATCAGGTCGCCGTCGACTTCTTCCAGGCCTTCGCACGCTTCGGTGACGATGGTGTTCAGGCGGCCCATGTCCAGAGGAGCAAAGGTGCCATCGGCGCGGGTGATGCGGATCGACGGGTGAGCGTTGACCGCTTCTTCGACCGGAGCGTGGGCGGCGCGTTGTTTCGAACGACCGTCACGGTAGATCACGTAGTCGCGAGCGACTTTCTGCTCGCCGGCACGCATCAGGGCCAGTTCGACCTGGTCCTGGATTTCTTCGATGTGGATAGTGCCGCCCGAAGGCATGCGACGCTTGAAGGTCGCGGTGACTTGTTCGGTCAGGCGGGCAACGGTGTCGTGGATTCGCGACGAGGCGGCAGCGGTGCCGCCCTCAACTGCGAGAAACGCTTTGGTGATGGCGACGGTGATTTTGTCATCGGTGTAAGGAACGACAGTCCCGTTACGCTTGATCACGCGCAGTTGACCAGGCGCGGTGGCGGACAGATCCGAAGACGAATCAGCAGCCTGCGGCAAGGTGCCCTGCGGGTTCTCGCGAGTTGTGTCGGTTTGCATGGGTGTCTCCACGTTCTCTATGTTTGTTTGGGCACCATCACGGTGCCCACCGTTCCGTCCTGAAGCACTACAACCGGCGAGCGCCGGGCATAACAACTTCGGGACAGTAGGAAGGGGGCTATAGGGCGCCGCTTCCATGCCGAAGTCTTTGGTCTCAAGCCAGAGGCTGAAGACCGAATTCGTGTCGGGTGACAGTTGGGGACTGCAACACCCGTACCGTTCTTGCCGTTTTGGGCTCAAAAACAGTAGCCATCCGCTCGAGCGGTTTGGGCTTCTTGAAATACGTTTGGTTCAACCAGACAAAGGCAATAAAAGCGCTTGAAATCGGTGTCTGGTTTGTGTTTGGTTTTTAGGCTAAAACCCTACATGTAGGGTTTTTTGAGCGCCGAGGTACAAGATAATGCGTTTTGGGGGGTGATTGCAACGTACTACCTGTGGATAAACCTGTGCGTAAATTGTGTGTGAAACGTGGAAACAGCGTGTAGGCCGCGACCCTACTGGAGTAGACCGTTTGTCATGGTATTTTCACAATTGAAAACAGTCCGGGCGGTTTTTTAAGGGCGCGAACCCTATCACAAAAAACCGGGTTGTCCGAACGCATTTGCCGACTTGTTTTCTCACCGGGCGACGTTTATACAATCGGCCGTACGCACGCATTCTTATCCTCCCCAATCATTACAAAAAGACGGGGGGATCCTTCCTTATTAGTGTTGTTGGCAAGCAGAGGTCACCGTGGAGCAGCAAGAAGCCTGGCAGGTATTGATTGTCGAAGACGACCAGCGTCTGGCCGAACTGACCCGCGATTACCTCGAAGCCAATGGCCTGCGCGTAGCGATCGAAGGCAACGGCGCATTGGCCGCCGCGCGGATCATCAAGGAGCAGCCGGACTTGGTGATACTTGATCTGATGCTCCCCGGCGAGGATGGGTTGAGCATTTGCCGCAAGGTGCGCGACAAGTACGACGGCCCGATCCTGATGCTCACGGCGCGCACCGACGACACCGATCAGATCCTCGGCCTGGACCTGGGCGCCGACGACTACGTGTGCAAACCGGTGCGCCCACGCTTGCTGCTGGCGCGGATCCAGGCCTTGTTGCGCCGCAGCGAAACGCCGGAAGTGGCCCCGGAAAAACTCCGGCGCTTGCAGTTCGGCCCATTGGTGGTGGACAACGCGCTGCGCGAAGCCTGGCTCAATGACCAAGGCATCGAACTGACCAGCGCCGAGTTCGATCTGCTGTGGCTGCTGGTGGCCAACGCCGGGCGCATTTTGTCCCGGGAAGAAATCTTTACCGCGTTGCGCGGCATCGGCTACGACGGCCAGGACCGCTCCATCGATGTGCGCATCTCGCGCATCCGGCCGAAAATCGGCGACGACCCGGACCATCCACGCCTGATCAAGACCGTGCGCAGCAAAGGTTACCTGTTCGTGCCGGAAGCCTGCGTAGACCTGCCCCTGTGAATTCGATCTTCCTGCGCATCTACGGCGGCATGTGCGCAGCGCTGATCCTCGTGGCCGTGCTCGGCGTGCTGGCGCTGCACCTGCTCAACCAAGTGCGCAGCGAGCAATACCGCGAGCGCCTGGCCCACGGCACGTTTTCGCTGATGGCCGACAACCTGCAACCGATGAACGAAACCGAGCGCCACCGCGCCTTGCTGGTGTGGGAGCGCCTGCTGGGGATTCCGCTGGCGTTACAGACCTTCGCCCAGACCGACCTCGACCTGACCCAGCGCACCCGCGTGCTACGAGGCCAGGCCCTGGTGGAGCAGACCGGCCCGCATGCGGCGAAGGTTTACCGCTTGGTCAGTGACAAGGAACAACTGGTGCTCACCGGCGAAGTGCAGCAGATCAGCGAGCAACTGGCCCGGGCGACCATTTACCTGCTGGCCGACGAACTGGTGCGCTACCCGGTGGCCGAGCAACCCAAGCGCCTGGCGCAGTTGAAGGAAGACAAAGGGTTTGGTTTCGACCTGCGACTGGTAAAGGTCGAACAGGCGGACATGGACGAAGACCAGAGTCGCCGGGTGTCCGAAGGCGACACGGTGATGGCGCTGGGCAAGGGTGGCGATTCGATCCGCGTGTTTGCCGGCATGGTCGGCACGCCGTGGGTGCTGGAAATCGGTCCGTTGTTTCAGATGAACCCGTATCCGCCGGAGTGGCTGGTGCTGATCGCCGCACTGGGGCTGACGTTGATCGGTTTGATCGTTTATTTGCTGGTGCGACAACTGGAGCGGCGTTTGCGCGGCCTCGAAGCCGCCGCCACGCGCATCGCCAAGGGCAGCCTGGAAACCCGCGTGCCGGCACGCGGCGCGGACTCGGTCGGGCGCCTGGCCTCGGCATTCAACGGCATGGCCGAGCACTTGCAGCAGTTGCTGGCGATCCAGCGTGAACTGGTGCGTGCGGTGTCCCACGAACTGCGCACACCTGTGGCGCGCTTGCGTTTTGGTCTGGAAATGATCGGCTCGGCCACCACGCCCCAGGCCCTGGAAAAGTACCGCGAAGGCATGGACCACGACATCGAGGACCTCGACAAACTGGTTGACGAGATGCTCACCTACGCGCGGTTGGAGCAGGGCTCGCCGGCCCTGAATTTCCAGCGGGTCGATCTGGATGCGCTGGTCAATCAGGTGATCGAGGAACTGGCGCCGCTGCGCGCGGAAGTGACGGTGCAGCGCGGGTTGTGCCTGTCCGCCGCCGATTGCGACGATGCCTGGGTCGAAGCCGAACCGCGTTACCTGCACCGCGCCTTGCAGAACCTGGTCAGCAATGCGATGCGCCAT containing:
- a CDS encoding ribonucleoside-diphosphate reductase subunit alpha; translated protein: MQTDTTRENPQGTLPQAADSSSDLSATAPGQLRVIKRNGTVVPYTDDKITVAITKAFLAVEGGTAAASSRIHDTVARLTEQVTATFKRRMPSGGTIHIEEIQDQVELALMRAGEQKVARDYVIYRDGRSKQRAAHAPVEEAVNAHPSIRITRADGTFAPLDMGRLNTIVTEACEGLEEVDGDLIQRETLKNLYDGVALTDVNTALVMTARTLVEREPNYSFVTARLLMDTLRAEGLSFLEVAESATHHEMVDLYAKALPAYIAKGIEFELLNPILATFDLEKLGKAINHERDQQFTYLGLQTLYDRYFIHKDGIRFELPQIFFMRVAMGLAIEEKHKEDRAIEFYNLLSSFDYMSSTPTLFNAGTLRPQLSSCYLTTVPDDLSGIYHAIHDNAMLSKFAGGLGNDWTPVRALGSYIKGTNGKSQGVVPFLKVVNDTAVAVNQGGKRKGAVCAYLETWHMDIEEFIELRKNTGDDRRRTHDMNTANWIPDLFMKRVFDDGKWTLFSPSEVPDLHDLTGKAFEERYEYYEALSEYPGKIKLFKTIQAKDLWRKMLSMLFETGHPWLTFKDPCNLRSPQQHVGVVHSSNLCTEITLNTNKDEIAVCNLGSINLPNHITNGKLDTAKLERTVNTAVRMLDNVIDINYYSVPQAKNSNFKHRPVGLGIMGFQDALYLQHIPYGSDAAVEFADKSMEAVSYYAIQASCDLADERGAYETFQGSLWSKGILPLDSQQILIEQRGQKYIDVDLKESLDWAPVRARVQKGIRNSNIMAIAPTATIANITGVSQSIEPTYQNLYVKSNLSGEFTVINPYLVRDLKARGLWDSVMINDLKYYDGSVQQIERIPQELKELYATAFEVDTKWIVDAASRRQKWIDQAQSLNLYIAGASGKKLDVTYRMAWYRGLKTTYYLRALAATSTEKSTINTGKLNAVSSGGNHGEDSVLAAPAGPAPVPKACAIDEPDCEACQ
- a CDS encoding response regulator, which produces MEQQEAWQVLIVEDDQRLAELTRDYLEANGLRVAIEGNGALAAARIIKEQPDLVILDLMLPGEDGLSICRKVRDKYDGPILMLTARTDDTDQILGLDLGADDYVCKPVRPRLLLARIQALLRRSETPEVAPEKLRRLQFGPLVVDNALREAWLNDQGIELTSAEFDLLWLLVANAGRILSREEIFTALRGIGYDGQDRSIDVRISRIRPKIGDDPDHPRLIKTVRSKGYLFVPEACVDLPL
- a CDS encoding ATP-binding protein, whose product is MNSIFLRIYGGMCAALILVAVLGVLALHLLNQVRSEQYRERLAHGTFSLMADNLQPMNETERHRALLVWERLLGIPLALQTFAQTDLDLTQRTRVLRGQALVEQTGPHAAKVYRLVSDKEQLVLTGEVQQISEQLARATIYLLADELVRYPVAEQPKRLAQLKEDKGFGFDLRLVKVEQADMDEDQSRRVSEGDTVMALGKGGDSIRVFAGMVGTPWVLEIGPLFQMNPYPPEWLVLIAALGLTLIGLIVYLLVRQLERRLRGLEAAATRIAKGSLETRVPARGADSVGRLASAFNGMAEHLQQLLAIQRELVRAVSHELRTPVARLRFGLEMIGSATTPQALEKYREGMDHDIEDLDKLVDEMLTYARLEQGSPALNFQRVDLDALVNQVIEELAPLRAEVTVQRGLCLSAADCDDAWVEAEPRYLHRALQNLVSNAMRHAQSRVTVSYQVGQLRCRVDVEDDGPGVPEIAWEKIFTPFLRLDDSRTRASGGHGLGLSIVRRIVHWHGGRALISKSKSLGGACFSLSWPRNQEKR